In Helicobacter mastomyrinus, the sequence TACCAATGCTTTTGCGCGATGAGCCAATATCAAAGAGTATATCGCCCCCCATACCTAAAGCGGCAAATGTCGCATTTTTAGAGCTATACCCTGCTTGCAATGGCACATACAAGCGCAATCCTAACGCATTGCCAAAGTAATGCTTTGCACCATATTTAATACCCCCGCCATAAAGGGCTGTGCGCGTTATCTGTGTTTGAGAATCTACTAGAGAGAGCACATTATAGGGTATTTGAGGCGTGTAGCTTCCCCCAATGGCAAAAAACGCACCATTTTTTATACTTCCACTTACCTCATCACTCCCAAATAGGGCACTTCCACATAGGCAAAGGCTAACAAGAGATGTTACACATACATATCTCATCTCACACCTCCTAGAACACATATGCATAGTTTAGTCGATAGCTTAAGAATCCCTGCGCTTCAAGTTTCAAAGATTCCGCCTGTGCACCGACATAAATATATCCTGAATCATAATCGCTCACAAGATTACTACGCTTAATCTCTAATTCGATTCTATGTTTATCATTAAATGTAAGCGATACTCCTGCTTGTGCGCTTAGCCCATAACCCTTAAGCGATGCTGCTGAAGTAAAATCCTCCTGATAAATACTATAATGCGTCTTTGTAAAAGTCTGCGTATTAAACATAACGCCGCCACCGGCAAAAACTCCTAGAGTAGCATTTTTCATCTGCAAAAGCTCAAAGAGTAAATCCACATTCAAAGCCAAGCCATAAGCATCCATTTTGTGGCTTATATTTGCCTCATCAATATACTTTGCATAGCCATTATCGTTGTATTCGATATAGAATCTCGCGCCAAATCGCGCATCGGCACTAAACCTTTGATACCCTAATCGCGCAGATAAGCCAAAAGCATTATGAGAATCGTTGCCATGAGGGTAATGCGTAGTTGTGCCATTATCCTGTGTGCTATACACACCACTGTAATGTGTGTTATTAAGGCTCAAGCTCCCACCTATGAAGAATCCGCTATGTCCGGCATAAGCCACACTTACACACAAGCAATTCGCACATAGAAATAGTTTTTTCATCATTTATAAGCCTTTTTTGTTATGCTTTTGATTATATCGACCATTTTTAAATGATTTTATTATCCCTTAAGCCGCTACGCACACGCAAGATTCCCATACGCAAGATCATACGTCTTAAAAGCGCGATAAACATAAAAGGATAACGCGCATAATGCCTAAAGAGTGTTTTAAAGACAAGGAGCCTCGTGCGTTTAGCATAAAGTATATGCAAAGATTTAATGTTAATATCTGTGCTTGATTGTATATTATTTAGAATCTCGCTTAAGATTCTTGAGCTATGCAACGCCCCGCTAATGCCCTCTAAAGTGCTAGCGTTAATGAATCCCGCCGCTTCACCAATGAGAAATACCCCACTATACCCCCGCGCAAAATCCCGCATTCGTGTGGGTTGCAGCACCAAACACGCCTCTTTCTTAAGTGGTATGCCAAAATGTAGCCCTATGCTTTGCAATCGCTTAATTTGCTCCTTAAATCGCTCATTACAGCTCGTATGCAAATATGCCCCACCAAAGATAAAATAATGATCTTTAGACATACTCCAGCTATAACTCGGGCTAAGCTCCCTATCAAAAATACACGAAAGCATAGGGGCATTGGATTCTTTATACCATTGCTGAATGCACACAAGGCTCTTTGTTTTAAGCTTGGGATAAAGCATTTGACGCAAATGGCTTTTTGCTCCATCCGCTCCCACCACAATACGCGCCTTGAAATGATAGAAACTTTGCCCTTGCTTGAAAGTGATATGATATAGCTCTCCCTCCCGCCTTATTTGCTTAAAATACGCTCTGTGATAAGTATCAATATGACTAGGGATACGCCCTTTCAGCCATAAATCAAAGCGATGCCGCTCCATATTCACATAGCTTTTATGTATATATGAGGCGTGAGGATAGCCAAAATCAATGGTATTAATGGCAAAAATCTGCGGATTGACCAAAAGTGCGTTAGGGAGGGTAAGCCCTTGCTTTGCCAAAGCCTTTTGTCCTCCTTGAGAGAGTAGCCCACCACAAGGCTTATGAAAGCCCTCATCAAAACAATCTCCCCTTAAATCTTTCTTATCTATGCCAATCACCTTAAGATTGGGCTTTAGCAATGCGCCAAGATTGCTCCCTGCCACGCCTAAGCCCATAATGGCAATATCATATATACCTAAATCCTTGCTTTCCATACGCCTATAACCTTATTAGTGTGTTTTGCGCTCTATACATTGAGCTAGAATCGAGTGTTTTATATCACTTAAATAAAATGTATCACCTTGCTTTAGCTGCTCTAGCACGATAGGCTTATTATCCTTACTCACCTGTGCAAATCCACGCGCACAAAGCAATGTAGGATTAAGCACACTTATAGCTTCATAAATCCTCTCATATTGACTTTGCGCCGCTCTTATATACCGCTCTTTAAGGGTATTTAGAGACAAAGCCATATTTTCACATTGCACCTTTTTCTCTTGTAATAATACTTCAATCTGCCTTGTAAGCATTGTTTGCAATGTCTTAATCTGCTCAGTTTTAGACATATATTGAGATTGGAAGTTAAAAAGACGGAAATACTCTTTTAGCTGTTCTAAAATATCGCTTTTATGCGTGATATGCTTCTGCAGTATGGAGGCAAACGCATTCATCATCTCATCAAGCAAACGCAAATATTCATTTTTATCCGGCAGAAGTATCTCCATAGCAGCAGAGGGCGTAGGAGCGCGGATATCAGCGACAAAATCGCTAATAAAGGTATCGATTTCGTGCCCCACTGCGGAAACAATAGGCGTCCTTGCGGCAAAAATCGCCTCCGCTACGCATTCCTCATTAAACGCCCACATATCCTCCATACTACCACCACCACGACCTATAATTAACACATCAAAGCCCTCTTTTGTGCCAAAAAAGCTATCGGCAAGGGCGATATTACGCACGATAGAATCTTTTGCTTCCACGCCCTGCACAATGGTATTAAAAAGTGTGATATGTATGTTTTCCCATCGCTTTTGAGCGACCTTTAGCATATCTTCTTTTGCTGCACCTGTGGCAGATGTAAGCAAGGCTATGCGTTTAGGGAATCTAGGCAGAGGCTTTTTGTGCGCACTATCAAAATAACCCTTTGCACTAAGCTTTGTTTTAAGGGCTTCAAACGCACGTGAAAGCTCCCCAATCCCTGCAAGAGCAATGCTTTTGCATAGAATCTGATATTCCCCCTTAGGGCTATATACGCTAATTGCGCCATTTATCTCTACATTCTGCCCCACTTCAAGCGTCATTTTAAGGCTACGTGCATTTCCCTTAAACATCACGCAGCGAATGCTTGAATGCTCATCTTTAAGCGTGAGGTAGATATGCCCACTTGTGTGAATCTTCACACTGCTAATCTCCCCACACACAAGAATATCCATAAAGGTTTGCTCTAAAATGCTTTTAATCTGCGCGTTTAACTCACTCACCGCTAAAGCTTTCATACCGCTCCTGCCGCTCCTGTTTGAAAAATTTGCACGATTGTATCACAGCATAGCTTTAATGCACTCTTAAACTGCACAATACAACAGCATTGGCAATACTGCTAGAGACATATTATTAGAAGATATTTCCTTAAACATAAAAACTTTTGTAGCATTATTAATCCATAACTCTAAGCGTGCGTATTAACACCAACCTACGAGCATTTGCTATTAAGTTATTTATGACATTACCCGCCATTAAATGCAAGTCTATAATTAATGATAAGTTTCTGTAATTGCACATATTTTTTTTGTTTAATTTTGCAAAAGTAGAGATTATTCTATACATAGAGTTACAGAATATTGCAAAAAACAATGATTTTTTTGAGTCTCGAAAAATTCATTAAGTTTAGGGCATATTCTTGAAATGTATTAGATTTATACTAAATATTTTTTATACATATTAACTCATTAAACTTGATATTATTACTATAAACTTTATATAAAATTTAATATTTTCTGCTATGATTGCTCAATTTTATTATTCAAGGAGACAAAATGGCAACAAAACATCAATTTCAAACCGAGATCACACAGCTTTTAGATTTAATGATACATTCTTTGTATTCCAATAAAGAGATTTTCCTAAGAGAGCTGATTAGTAATGCCTCTGACGCATTAGACAAGCTCTCCTACCTCACACTCACAGATGAGAAGCTCAAATCGCTTACATTCACGCCACGTATTGACATACAATTTGATGAGACTAAGAAAACCATTACTATAGAGGATAATGGTATAGGTATGAATGAGGCGGATATGAAAGAACATCTTGGCATTATTGCAAAATCAGGCACAAAGAGCTTTCTCGCGCAACTTAGCGGGGATAAAAAGAAAGATTCTGCGCTCATTGGGCAGTTTGGCGTAGGCTTTTACTCCGCATTTATGGTGGCTCATCGCGTTGTCGTGCAAAGCAAGAAAGCCGGAGAGGATAAGGCTTATGCGTGGGTAAGCGAGGGCAAGGGTGAATATGAAGTAGGCGAATGTGTCAAAGACACACAAGGCACACAAATCACACTCTATTTGCGAGAGGAGGAGGCACATTTTGCGTCACGTTGGGAGATTGAAAACATTATCCATAAATATTCCGAGCATATCGCTTTCCCTATTTATCTCCATTATACAGAATCTAGCTTTGAAGGCGAGGGTGATGACAAAAAAGAAGTCAAAGAGAACAAAACCTCTCAAATCAACACAGCTAAGGCTTTATGGAAGATTCCCAAAGCGGAATTAAAAGATGCAGATTATAAGGAATTTTACAGCACACTTTCACACGATAATAACGAGCCTATGCGGTGGATTCACACAAAAGTCGAGGGAAATCTAGAATACACAACATTATTTTATATCCCTCAAAAAGCCCCTTTTGACCTCTACCGCGTGGATTATCAATCCGGTGTGAAGCTCTATGTCAAACGTGTGTTTATCACCGATGATGATAAGGAGCTTTTGCCTCCGTATTTACGCTTTGTACGAGGGGTGATTGATAGTGAGGATTTGCCTCTTAATGTAAGCCGCGAGATTTTGCAGCAAAATAAGATTCTAGCCAATATCAAATCCGCCTCGACAAAGAAGATTCTAGGTGAAATTGGCAATATCGCTAAAGATGAGGAAAGCTACAAGGCGTTTTATGAGCAGTTTGGCAAAGTGCTAAAAGAGGGCTTATATAGCGATTATGAAAACAAGGAAAAGATTTTAGAACTCTTGCGTTTTGATAGCTTTAAGGCGGAGAATCTCTCGTTTAAGGCTTACAAAGACGCTATGAGCAGTGAGCAAAAGAGCATTTACTACATACTAGGGGAAAACAAAGACACGCTTAAAAACACACCGCTACTTGAAAAATTCGCCAAAAAGGGCTTTGATGTGCTGCTTTTAAGCGATGAGATTGATGCAATTGTAATGCCAATGGTAGGTGAATATGACAAGACACCGCTAAGAAGTATCAATTCTAAAGAAGCCTTAGAGGAGCTTGGTGAGGAGAGCATAGATGAGGCTACGCAAAAAGACTATGAGAAAGTTATCAAAGGTTTTAAAGAAGCCTTAGGAGAGCAAATTGCTGATGTGAAGCTCTCATCTCTTGGCGATGCGCCACTCACGCTTATTAAGGAAGATTCTAATCCTATGATGGCAAATCTTATGGCACAAATGGGGCAGAAAATGCCAGAATCTAAGCCGACCTTAGAGCTTAACATCACTCACACCATTGTCAAAAAGCTTAAAAGTGCAAAAAAAGATAAAATCGCTCAAAGTGCCTTATTGCTCTTTGGCGCTACGCTTGTCCTTGAAGGTGGCACATTGGAAAATGCTAAAGCCTTTAATACACAACTCAATGAACTTATCCTTCAAAGCCTTTAAATCCTTTGCAGATATCTATGATACTAGATGTCTGCGATTTTAACTTCTCCTTAAACAACATTAATTGAAAAAAATATTGAACGCACGCAAGAAGCTATTTTTAAAGAAGCTCGTCATAAACTTTAAATACTTTTTTGCTACAATGCTAAGTTTTTTGAGATTTTGTAATTTGAAACATCTTATAGGGAAAGGCAAAATATGGCAAGTAATGAAATATTTTTATGCAGTATTTGTAATGTAACATCAGGGGATTGCCCGGAGGACTGCAAATACTGCACACAAAGTGCGCATTATGGCACACAGATTCAACGATATAAAAACAAAAACATAAATAAAATTCTGCAAGAAGCTAAGGCTTTGCGTGAGTATGGGGCATTGGGATTTTGCCTTGTAACGGCGGGACGCTCACTCGATTCTGATAAATGTGAATATATCGCTAAAGCTGCAAGTGCGATTAAAGAGGCAGATTTAGGTTTGCATATTATCGCTTGTTGTGGGAGTGCGGATTTAGATTCGCTTAAATTCCTTAAAAAGCACGGCGTGGATAGCTATAATCACAACTTAGAAACATCAAAAGATTATTTTCCGCAGATTTGCAGCACACATACGTGGCTTGAGCGGTTTGAGACTTGCGAAAACACGCTTAAAGCTGAACTAGGGCTTTGCTCTGGTGGAATCTTTGGCATAGGGGAAAGCTGGAGTGATAGAATCGAGCTTCTAAAGCATTTGCAGATTCTCTCCCCTCATAGCTCTCCTATTAATTTTTATATCGCCAATGAAGCACTGCCTTTACCAATGAAAACATTAAGCAAAGATGAAGCGCTCGAATGCGTGATTTTAGCGCGTGAATACCTCCCTAACACGCGGCTAATGATTGCCGGGGGACGAGAGGTGGTTTTTGGAGATAATCAAAAGCCACTTTTTGAGGCAGGGATTAACGCTGTCGTGCTAGGAGACTACCTCACCACCGATGGTAAAGCTCCTAGAGATGATGTAGCAATGATAGAATCTTATGGCTATGTCGCAGCCACAAGCTGCCATTAAAGCAATATGTAAGGAGCAATATGCAGCACACAACAAAAGAGCGATTTGTTCATTGGCTTTGGACCAGGAGTCGGCAGCTTTTTTTTGCACTATGGAGCAAGATTAAGAGCATTTGGGACTTTGTCGCTGATAAGGAGCTTAGCTTTTATGCAGCTTCGCTTAGCTTTTATACAATTTTTGCTATTGTGCCACTTTTACTTATTATCTTTACGATTTTTATCAATCTACCCAATTTTCAATCCCAAATCGAGCAAATCCGCACCCTTATCCTCTCAAATATCCTGCCCACGCACACAGATGTGATTGCAGAATACCTTGATACCTTTATGCAAAATAGCTCTTCGCTTGGTATGATGGGGCTTGGCTACACACTTGTGGCTTCTGTGATGTTTTTTCGCAATTATGAGTATATCGCGGCAAAGATGTTTAACTCCACGCCGCGCAAATTTTTTGATTCTCTTATGATGTATTGGACGATGATTACGCTTTTCCCGGTGGTATTAGCCTTTTCAATCTATTTTAGTGGCGAAGTGCAAAAAACGCTCAAAGGCACGGCAGATTTAAGCATATTATTTGATTTGATTCCCTATTTGCTGACTTGGGCTATGTTTTTCCTCCTTTTTAAACTTTCAGCTAATAAACCCTTGAAACTTCTTTCTCTACTTACTTCAAGTGTGCTCACTTCTGCAGCGTGGCTACTCACTAAATGGGCGTTTGTGTATTATGTGTTCTATAATCAAACTTACAAAAGCGTCTATGGTTCGATTTCTATCTTTCTTTTTCTTATGCTGTGGATTTATGTTTCGTGGTTTGTTATGCTCTATGGAATGCGATTTTGCGAGGGTTTTGCTACTAATTTTGGCAAGAAGCTTGAAGAGAAATATGGTATTAGCACAACTGAAGTGTAAGCTATTATCCAACCCCTCCTTATACTATTAAAACAATAATTTAGGCAAGCTTTTGCACGATAATGGGCGGTAAAATCGATAACATTTAGGACATATAGTATGTTTGAATTAAAAGCCATAATCACATAAATATGCTAAAATAACAACAAATTTTTAAGGAGTAGGTTTAATGAAAGAAGCCGGTATTGAGGTGATGAAAAATACAAAAAGTGTGCGCGATATTGATGTGAAAGACAAAAGAGTGCTAATACGCGTGGATTTTAATGTGCCAATGGGTGAAGACTTTGATATTAGTGATGATACACGTATAAGGGAGGCTTTGCCAACGATTAATTACTGCATAGATAATCACGCTCAAAGTATTGTGCTTGTGAGCCATTTAGGGCGTCCCAAAGGGCGAAGTGCGGAATTTTCACTCAAACACGTAATCAAACGTGTGGAGCGGCTTTTAGGGCGAGATGTCAATTTTGCAGAAAATATTGAGAATGTAGAATCCTTACAACAAGGTGCGAATGGCAATGTGATTTTACTTGAAAATATTAGATTCTATGAGGGAGAGGAAAAAAATAGTGATGAGCTTTCACGCAAACTCGCCTCCCTCTGTGATGTATATGTCAATGATGCCTTTGGCACAAGCCACCGCGCCCATTCTAGCACTTGTGGCATTGCAAAATATGCAAAAGAGCGCGTAGCAGGGCTATTACTCAAAAAAGAAATTGACTCCTTTGCAAAAGCTATGGCAAATCCGCTCAAGCCTGTTTTACTCATTGTAGGCGGTAGCAAGGTCAGCTCCAAACTTGCCCTTTTATACAATATCCTTGATGTCGTGGATAAAATCATCATCGGCGGAGCGATGAGCAATACATTCCTTAAGGCGCTAGGATTTGATATGCAAAAATCCCTTGTAGAGGATAATCTCATCAGTGAGGCACAGAAGATTCTCAACCACGCTAAAGAAAAGAAAGTCAAAATTTATCTGCCCGTAGATGTTGTCAGCACTGATGATATTAAAGAGCACCGCCATATTAAAATCACTCCCGCGCAAGATGTGCCAGAGGGCTTTATGGCAGTAGATATGGGACCAGCGACAAGTAAGCTTTTTAGTGAGGTAGTGCGCGATTCCCAAACGATTATTTGGAATGGACCGCTTGGAATCTACGAAATACAAGCGTTTTCACGCGGGACATTTAATCTCGCTCACGCCGTAAGCGATACCTATGCCTTTAGCCTTATTGGCGGGGGCGATACTGCAGATGCGATTGACAAAGCCGGTGAGCGTGATAATATGAGCTTTATTTCTACCGGTGGTGGAGCGAGCTTAGAGCTGCTAGAGGGCAAGATTCTCCCTGCGTGCGAAGTGCTAGAGCGCAAATAAATATATAAAACACTGATATGGGCGCAAAACAAGCCGTGCTCAATACGCTTCCTTTCCACACTAGAGACATATTCCCGCATATTACTCAAGCACAAAATGGGTGGTTCTATTTAAGATACCGCGCAAGTATTGTCGTCTCACTCCTTGCTTATTCTATCGCAAAAATATACGAGGGCAAGAGAAAGACCATAGTCTTAAGCCTCATTTTCTTCGTGCTAGGGCTATGTGTATTCCTCATAGATTCTGTAATGTGGATATATGTGGGTATGTTTATAATGTGCTTTAGCTCTTTTATTGCGCATTCCGTGCTTAATGCGCTCAATAGCTCCCTAAGCACACATCATAAAGGCGTGTTAAGCGGCTTATATTTGAGCTTTTACTACACAGATAGCACACTTGGCTCTTATCTCTCATCATTTGTCTTTGAAATACTTGGTTGGGAGATTTTCATATTCTGCATTGCGCTGCTTTTGGGCGAAACTTCTGCGGTGTTTTATCGCATAAAAGAAAGGGTGTGAATGTTTTTTGATATGCTTTATAGTGCTATGAATGCTAAAACTCCTGCACAAAAATGCACAGAGATCGAGGCATTGGCAAGGATAAGCAACATAGCTCTAGCCTCCGCACAAAGCTATGAATCCATAAAGAGCAGACATTCCCCCATCTATCTGCTCAAACAGCCCTCCTATGTAGGATTCTGTATGATTACCCACCCTACTAGAATCCGCCGCCCAAAGCATATAAAGAGTGAGCAAAGCCTCGCTAAAATGCTGCATTCTATCGTGCATATCGAGTATAGTGCGATAGATTTAGCCCTTGATGCGATGTATCGCTTTAGGGATTTGCCCTTATCCTATTATCACGATTGGCTAGAAGTCGTATTAGAGGAAATGCGGCATTTTAGATTATTGCGCGAATGCCTCAATGCACTTGGCTATGAATACGGCGATTTCCCCGTGCATACTCAACTCTTTGATGCACAAAAGGCAACAAGCGATATAAGCGATAGAATGGCGCTACTTCACAGGGGCTTAGAAGCAAATGGGCTTGATGCGAATCCCTTTGTAGTGAGCAAGATTAAGCATTTTGAGCATACATTGCGTGATAGGCTTCTTGCTGTGCTAGAGGTAATTTTGCACGATGAAATTGCTCACGTAAAAAAGGGTAATAGATGGTGGCGATATAGCCACACTAATGCCTCTACACAGGAGTTTTTAGCCACATTAGAACGTTTTAGGGCATTTTACAGCCCTCCACGTATCCTTAATATCCAAGCAAGAATCCAAGCAGGCTTTAGCACAGAAGAACTGCGTATGATGGGTAGGCATTACTCGGTATAGAATCGATATTGAGGCATTGGGAGACATATTTTTATATGCAATATTTTTCTACAAAATGCAAAGGCTGGATACCTCATAAATCTAGCTTTAACACTAGAAACCACGCAATACACAAGCTTCTATCTTTTTGGCACAAAAAGACTAAAAACATCAAGACGAGATTTGATATTGGTATCAAAAAATCTGTTTCCTTTATCAGCTTAAAGATTCAAAAAGCTCTAAGGCTCTAGCTACCACCTTATCCATATCATAATACTTGTATTCCCCAAGTCTGCCGATGAAGTAGACATTTTTCAATGCCTTTGCCCTCTGCATATAGGCTTCATATATCGCTGCACTTTGTTCATTTGGCACAGGATAATACCGCTCATCGCCCTTGCTCCACGCCTTAGGGTATTCAAAGCTCACAATACTATGAGGCGTTTTAGAATTTAAAAAGTATTTATATTCGCCAATGCGCGTGTAATCATAATTATTTGGATAATTGATAACTGCCCCACTTTGAAAATGCTCTCTCTCAAAACGCACAAAATCAAAATGCAAGCTCCTATAAGGCAACTCGCCTAATTCATAGCCAAAAAACTCATCAATCGCCCCACTATAAAAAACCCTCTCGCATTCAATACAATCTTTTATATCTTTATAATCACACTCAAGTTTAAGCGTAATAAGCGGATTTTCAATCATTTTTTCACACATTTTAGTATAGCCTTGCAGTGGGATTCCTTGAAATCTATCTTGGAAATACCTATTATCTCGGCTAATGCTTACAGGCACACGCTCAAACACACTAGGGTCTAGCTCTTTGGGGGTGCATTGCCATTGCTTCAAAGTATAATGCAAAAAGATTTTTTCATAAATAAAATCACTTAAAAACTTCAATTCTGGCACTTTTTGTAGTTCCAAAATAGATACTTTGCTCCCATAGGTAAATTTATCTAAAAGCGTAGATTCTATATCTTGTGCTATTTTTGCAGGAAATGCCATATACAAAGAATTAAGATTAAAAGGCACAGGCACAAACTGCCCATCTACAAAGGCTTTGACTTCGTGCATATAAGGATAGAATCTGCTAAATTTATTTAAATAATGCCATACTTTTTTATCATTAGTATGAAAAATATGTGTGCCGTATTTATGCACAAAAATACCCTCATCATT encodes:
- the htpG gene encoding molecular chaperone HtpG, producing the protein MATKHQFQTEITQLLDLMIHSLYSNKEIFLRELISNASDALDKLSYLTLTDEKLKSLTFTPRIDIQFDETKKTITIEDNGIGMNEADMKEHLGIIAKSGTKSFLAQLSGDKKKDSALIGQFGVGFYSAFMVAHRVVVQSKKAGEDKAYAWVSEGKGEYEVGECVKDTQGTQITLYLREEEAHFASRWEIENIIHKYSEHIAFPIYLHYTESSFEGEGDDKKEVKENKTSQINTAKALWKIPKAELKDADYKEFYSTLSHDNNEPMRWIHTKVEGNLEYTTLFYIPQKAPFDLYRVDYQSGVKLYVKRVFITDDDKELLPPYLRFVRGVIDSEDLPLNVSREILQQNKILANIKSASTKKILGEIGNIAKDEESYKAFYEQFGKVLKEGLYSDYENKEKILELLRFDSFKAENLSFKAYKDAMSSEQKSIYYILGENKDTLKNTPLLEKFAKKGFDVLLLSDEIDAIVMPMVGEYDKTPLRSINSKEALEELGEESIDEATQKDYEKVIKGFKEALGEQIADVKLSSLGDAPLTLIKEDSNPMMANLMAQMGQKMPESKPTLELNITHTIVKKLKSAKKDKIAQSALLLFGATLVLEGGTLENAKAFNTQLNELILQSL
- the glf gene encoding UDP-galactopyranose mutase produces the protein MKVKNCIVGAGLAGLTLAERLANVRGESVLLIERRNHIGGNAYDYNDEGIFVHKYGTHIFHTNDKKVWHYLNKFSRFYPYMHEVKAFVDGQFVPVPFNLNSLYMAFPAKIAQDIESTLLDKFTYGSKVSILELQKVPELKFLSDFIYEKIFLHYTLKQWQCTPKELDPSVFERVPVSISRDNRYFQDRFQGIPLQGYTKMCEKMIENPLITLKLECDYKDIKDCIECERVFYSGAIDEFFGYELGELPYRSLHFDFVRFEREHFQSGAVINYPNNYDYTRIGEYKYFLNSKTPHSIVSFEYPKAWSKGDERYYPVPNEQSAAIYEAYMQRAKALKNVYFIGRLGEYKYYDMDKVVARALELFESLS
- a CDS encoding YihY family inner membrane protein, producing the protein MQHTTKERFVHWLWTRSRQLFFALWSKIKSIWDFVADKELSFYAASLSFYTIFAIVPLLLIIFTIFINLPNFQSQIEQIRTLILSNILPTHTDVIAEYLDTFMQNSSSLGMMGLGYTLVASVMFFRNYEYIAAKMFNSTPRKFFDSLMMYWTMITLFPVVLAFSIYFSGEVQKTLKGTADLSILFDLIPYLLTWAMFFLLFKLSANKPLKLLSLLTSSVLTSAAWLLTKWAFVYYVFYNQTYKSVYGSISIFLFLMLWIYVSWFVMLYGMRFCEGFATNFGKKLEEKYGISTTEV
- a CDS encoding MFS transporter, which produces MGAKQAVLNTLPFHTRDIFPHITQAQNGWFYLRYRASIVVSLLAYSIAKIYEGKRKTIVLSLIFFVLGLCVFLIDSVMWIYVGMFIMCFSSFIAHSVLNALNSSLSTHHKGVLSGLYLSFYYTDSTLGSYLSSFVFEILGWEIFIFCIALLLGETSAVFYRIKERV
- a CDS encoding FAD-binding protein, which gives rise to MESKDLGIYDIAIMGLGVAGSNLGALLKPNLKVIGIDKKDLRGDCFDEGFHKPCGGLLSQGGQKALAKQGLTLPNALLVNPQIFAINTIDFGYPHASYIHKSYVNMERHRFDLWLKGRIPSHIDTYHRAYFKQIRREGELYHITFKQGQSFYHFKARIVVGADGAKSHLRQMLYPKLKTKSLVCIQQWYKESNAPMLSCIFDRELSPSYSWSMSKDHYFIFGGAYLHTSCNERFKEQIKRLQSIGLHFGIPLKKEACLVLQPTRMRDFARGYSGVFLIGEAAGFINASTLEGISGALHSSRILSEILNNIQSSTDINIKSLHILYAKRTRLLVFKTLFRHYARYPFMFIALLRRMILRMGILRVRSGLRDNKII
- a CDS encoding ferritin-like domain-containing protein, coding for MFFDMLYSAMNAKTPAQKCTEIEALARISNIALASAQSYESIKSRHSPIYLLKQPSYVGFCMITHPTRIRRPKHIKSEQSLAKMLHSIVHIEYSAIDLALDAMYRFRDLPLSYYHDWLEVVLEEMRHFRLLRECLNALGYEYGDFPVHTQLFDAQKATSDISDRMALLHRGLEANGLDANPFVVSKIKHFEHTLRDRLLAVLEVILHDEIAHVKKGNRWWRYSHTNASTQEFLATLERFRAFYSPPRILNIQARIQAGFSTEELRMMGRHYSV
- a CDS encoding outer membrane beta-barrel protein; the protein is MMKKLFLCANCLCVSVAYAGHSGFFIGGSLSLNNTHYSGVYSTQDNGTTTHYPHGNDSHNAFGLSARLGYQRFSADARFGARFYIEYNDNGYAKYIDEANISHKMDAYGLALNVDLLFELLQMKNATLGVFAGGGVMFNTQTFTKTHYSIYQEDFTSAASLKGYGLSAQAGVSLTFNDKHRIELEIKRSNLVSDYDSGYIYVGAQAESLKLEAQGFLSYRLNYAYVF
- a CDS encoding phosphoglycerate kinase, which produces MKEAGIEVMKNTKSVRDIDVKDKRVLIRVDFNVPMGEDFDISDDTRIREALPTINYCIDNHAQSIVLVSHLGRPKGRSAEFSLKHVIKRVERLLGRDVNFAENIENVESLQQGANGNVILLENIRFYEGEEKNSDELSRKLASLCDVYVNDAFGTSHRAHSSTCGIAKYAKERVAGLLLKKEIDSFAKAMANPLKPVLLIVGGSKVSSKLALLYNILDVVDKIIIGGAMSNTFLKALGFDMQKSLVEDNLISEAQKILNHAKEKKVKIYLPVDVVSTDDIKEHRHIKITPAQDVPEGFMAVDMGPATSKLFSEVVRDSQTIIWNGPLGIYEIQAFSRGTFNLAHAVSDTYAFSLIGGGDTADAIDKAGERDNMSFISTGGGASLELLEGKILPACEVLERK
- the xseA gene encoding exodeoxyribonuclease VII large subunit, which codes for MKALAVSELNAQIKSILEQTFMDILVCGEISSVKIHTSGHIYLTLKDEHSSIRCVMFKGNARSLKMTLEVGQNVEINGAISVYSPKGEYQILCKSIALAGIGELSRAFEALKTKLSAKGYFDSAHKKPLPRFPKRIALLTSATGAAKEDMLKVAQKRWENIHITLFNTIVQGVEAKDSIVRNIALADSFFGTKEGFDVLIIGRGGGSMEDMWAFNEECVAEAIFAARTPIVSAVGHEIDTFISDFVADIRAPTPSAAMEILLPDKNEYLRLLDEMMNAFASILQKHITHKSDILEQLKEYFRLFNFQSQYMSKTEQIKTLQTMLTRQIEVLLQEKKVQCENMALSLNTLKERYIRAAQSQYERIYEAISVLNPTLLCARGFAQVSKDNKPIVLEQLKQGDTFYLSDIKHSILAQCIERKTH